The segment TAGGGATGATATATGATTAAGTATCTTTATAGACTTTAGATCAGATTATAAATGATAATATTAATAATGATATTATAGAAAAATGCTTAAAATTTATTTTTTTCGCAACAGAGTTTATACTAGGTTTTAATTCGAATTTTTTTATGAGAGCGGTTTTTTGTTGTAATCATAAAATTAATTGGTTAGAATATTCAATATTTAATATGTATTTTATGGATTATGTGTATACTGGAGTTACTTTTTTTCTTGGGATCATATTCTCCTTCGTTATCGTTTGGTATTATGAATGGAGAAAAAAGAAAAATGAAATAAAATATGCTGCAAGTATAATTTATGAAGATATACTTTCACAAATAAAAGCTCAAAAGGAATTAATAAGAGTTTTAAAAAATCCAAGTGACTTTAATGCATTATGGAAATTACGAGAAAAAGAAATTTTCAATAAAAATATTTTTATAAATTTATTACCCGAGATTATTAAACTTAAATTAATATATTTTGAAATAACAAATTTTTACTCATTCGGGGAACCAATTAATAACCGAAAAGACATGATAATTACTTCTTATGAAAAAATAAGAAATATTTTTAATAACCCAGATAGTAAAGAAGAATTAATGAAGAGATATGGATTAGATGAAGATTTAGATGATTTTTGTAGATATGTTCAATTTAATATTGAATATGGAGATAAAATCCTTAAAAAAATTAAAGCAGAATATTCAATAAAATGAATATAAGCAAGAGATTAGATAAAATGTCGAAAATCGGAATAAATTTTGATAATATCAAAAATCCATACTTTTTACATGTGACTATCTAATGAAGAAAATAAACGCCATATTGAAACACAATTGAACAGTTACGAATGATAATTATATCTGCAAAATCCCTAATTAGAAACCAATTATCTATCTCTTGTTTTGCATTTTATTAGAAATTTCCCAAAACCAATCGTTTCTAGAACCACATTTTTGAATTTCACCTTTATGTTCCAGTTTTTTTAATATTTTGTTAATTTCTTCAGGTTTAATTTTTATATTCTTGTAGATATTTCGCGTTTTTATTTTTGGTGTACTGCTGATGAGATCAAAGATTTTATCTTCAAAAATATCTATCAAAATCTCCTTTGCATCATCAGAACTAGGTTTAATTTTCAACTTTTTATCAAAATAACTTTCTTCAAAATCATAAGTATATTCAAATTTACTTACTGGCATATTGTAAGCAAATCCTTCTTCAGCTTTTCCCCAATCTCCTAAAAATGCAAAATGTGATCTGGCGACATTAATTTTATCATCATATCCTAAAAAATTAGAAGCCTGGTCTGAATAAACAAAAATAGCAATAGCTTCAGGTTTATCTTTATTAAAAATATGAGTTGTGCAGTATTTTATGTTATAAATTACCTCGTCCTTACTTAAACCGTCTGGAATATTTAATCGAATTACTCTTCGAATGATGGTTGAGTATTTTGTCTCTTTATCTTCAATAATTGAATATAATGGCTCAAAATTCTCTTTTGGATAATCAATATTGTCAAGTGGTGTTCTTTGTCGACTATCTTTTATCAATTGAACAGATTTGTCAACAGTTCCTCTTGAATCATCAATTTTTTTCTTGGCTTTTTGATATGCACTATCTCTATAAATGTCATTATCTGATTCGTATTTAATTAATTTTTTAATTGCAATTGATGCAATTTCAATATAGTTTCCAGAAAATGGTAGATATATTATTTTTGAAGGAAGTCCAAGAATCTTTACATTATCCAATTTTATTGGGATAAAGCGATTTTCATCATTTTGTTGATTAATTATATCCAATTCAAAGCGAGTCCAATCCTTTCTTTTATAGTTTTCTGAAAATAAAACAATGATCTGTTTTGAGTTTTTAAACAACTCTTCAAAAAAAATCTCTCCATCTTTACCAACAAGTGTATCTTGCTCGTCCGCTGCTAAAAAGACTGAATAATTACCATATCTTTCTATTATTGCTTTCTTAATGCCCTCCGCAATTTTTAGGTCTTCTCCAGCATATGAAATTGCAAAATCATATTCAAAATAATTATGTGTCATTAAATCACGATATAATTTCAGATATTTCTATCTAATAAATAATGTTTTTCATAGCTTGACTATTTAGCGGAGTGTTTACCTAGATAAATTTGGTTATCTCTTCAAATATCCATATCTTGTTGAATAAACTTCTTTAATGTTCTTATCTGTATGACCTATACATTGTCCATTTAATTTTTCTCACCCTCCCCCCACCTCCTCAAACAACGCTGCCTTCTTCCGGGGCCAGTACTCCAGCATATTCCACACCTGCATCGCTACCGCTATAAACTGAGTTCTCTCCTCTCCCGGAATCTTAAACACAACCCCGTGACCGGATGTCGATAACCCAACCGTTCCCCCGGGCTCGATTCCGATCCCTTCCACCCGGTTGATCACATCCCGGGCATCCTGCTTTGAGATCCTCCCGATCTCACCCGGACCGTCGATGATGATCCTGACCATATCTGTTTCGGGATCAGGTTTCAGTCTGCCAATCTTCCAGAGTGCCCCACAGCAGAAGATAAACCAGAAGAGATGAGGCAGATTCATCCTGAAAAGCCTCATCACTTACGATCCCTCCCTGAGAATCCTGGACCTGCATGAGTCACAGATTGCAGTATGAGTCTCTGGATCATGCCAGGTAGCCTTGAACGTATCACAGACCTGGCATCGTCCAAGATCACAAGTCACTTTCACAAGAGAGACCGGGTCAATCACCTGGGGAAGTGACCGGAACGATGCAGCCTCATCACGTTTTGCCTTCTCATAACATGACCTGCAGATCTTCCGGTTCATCCGTACCGGAGCAGACATCCGCTCCCGGGTCATCCGTTCCTGGAAATGAACCCACTCTGACCCACAGCAGTCACACGGCCCCTCACCAAACCCCCGGTCAATCTCACAGAAGTCAGATGGTCTCACCTTGAAGGGTTTTTCCGGATTCCCGTCCTTCGCGGAAGGTGCTCCAGTTTCCTGCCCATTCCGGGCATTCGTGGAATTGTCGCGGAAAACGGGGCGAGTACCGCAAGGCCCGGATTCACAATCTGAAGATACATCAGCCCCGGTACCCTGCTCATGATCACTCCTCGCGGAAATCTCAGGGTCACAAGCACACGAACATGGTACCGTGGTATCAGAAACTACCTCTCCTGTATTTTCAGATTTTCCGCGAAGAGTACCTGAAGTACAATAATTATTATTATTTTTACTCTTTACCCCTGAATTCTCATCCCGATTCTTCGCGGAATCATCCGCGACAATGCTGCAACGTTCCGCGATTCCGCAAGATGGATCATCGGGCTCACTGGTATGACCGTCCTTCTTATCGTTACTCGCAGGATCATCATGTGTTGAATCATCAGGGTCCAGCCAGCATCCTCCCTCAAACCGCCAATTCTGGTACACCCGTTCATCCCAGGAGTACGCCTTTGATCTCCGGTATGCAGCAGTCGTCCCGCTCTCATCAACCACAAGAGTCCGGTCACAGACTGAAATCGCCGGACACTTCTCCAGAAGTCCCGAGTATTCATGCCCATGGCTCGAAGACCCATGGATGATCTTGTAGATCACCGAGTTTGACAGGTCAGTGATATGCTGAAGCTCGGCAATCGTTATCTCTCCGGTTCCGTGAGACCTGATTGCATCGACGAGGAACGACTCTCTCCGTGTCAGTTTCGACTCCTGACCCCCGGATGTACTGTTCAGGGCAGTATAAAGCCGAGTTGCAGCATTGAAATCCACCTCTGTTGCGAGAATCTGATTCATCCCGTTTGTATCAACATGCACACGCTGGCACTGCATCAGGATCGCATGAGCCCTCACCAGATCAAGGATCATATCAGGATTTCTCCGGTTGATCGTTGAAGAGAACCTGATCCGGTTCGCAAACGGGATCACAACCCAGGCAGCCTCAAGCTGCCTCCAGATCTCCTGGCATACCAGGGACTCAACCCGGACATCATACTTCTCCTGCCTGAGTCCGGCTGCCTCATTCAGGGTCATGGTGATCACCGCTGCATCCTGCTCTTCTGAATCATCGATCCAGCAGGTTAGCATGCGATTCCAGACTTGATCGTCACCGGTCCCGTCGACTTTAGCGATCCACCAGACACACCGTTCAGGAATCACACAGGTCTCACCGACCCGGTCTTTACTAACGGTCCGGTAGATGAACGGACGACGAAACGAGGTCGTGACACCCTTGAGAATCTCCTGCATCTGGTCAGAAAGAGAGACATCATCGAGCGTGATTACGCTTCCGGGCTGCATCCCTTTGATGTAAAAGAGAGCCTTCTCACTCATCCGGCCTTCAAGCCTGAACTCCGGGGGAATCTGGCTCATCATCGTCTCAAATGCATGAGACTTCCCTTTTCCCGACTCACCGGTCACAGAGACATGCAGACCCCGGGCATTGATCACCTTCCGGGATGCAAGTGACATCACCAGGCACTCGGCTACTACCGGATCTCCGATATGATCCAGGGCAAATGTCTCAAGCATACACGAGAGGGGATCACCGGTCCTGAGGATGGCTGTCGCTTTCGTTTCGATATCTCCTGATGAACCGGGATCATCAGGCGATCCGGTAACCTGAATTCTCACGGGTTTACCACCAGAACTGATAACAGTGGCAGGAGGTTTCTGATCTCTCTTCTTCTTCGCCTGTCCTGGTCCAGTCCCACTGGATGAACCGCCATCCAACATAGCACGGAGTTCAGGCCACCGCTGCCGTCCCCCTCCACATGAATCATGATGACAGCCCGCAAATATGGCCCCGTTCGGGAACTGAATCGCGTATGCACCGTCGGTATGATCTTGTGAAAACGGACATGCATCAAGAACAAAGAGTTCTCCATGAGCGTATGGCCTCTTCCGGTATCCGATTGAGTGATGATCGAGCCACAGTCCAAGGTCAAGAGGACTCTTACTCCTGCTCTCCTGACCCTTGGCTGGCGGTAATGGTTCAGCCTCTTGTGGAAACATCCCGGCAAGGGCGGTCAGGAACGCTTCAGAAACAATCTCCGGTTCAGTAATGTCAGAGAGGATCTGTGCCTTCCGGTGGGGCCTTGCTGCGATGTTGTCCCCTTTCCTGCTCGTTGTTCCATAAAGTTTCCAGATCCGTGCAGCATTGAAGACCGAGGTGTCGATCGTGGAACATGCATCAGAGAAGAGAAGATCCAGTGTCTCAAGCACACTTCTCACAAGATCCCGGGATACATCATCGTTCGGCAGATCAATCCGGTAGAGAAGATGGGCACCGTTTCCTGAATCTGCCATAACCGGGGCCGGCCATCCAAGACCGGTAAAATATGCTGCTATCCTGGCTGCCTTCTCTATCGCTGAAGTATGCTCTGCATCAGACGACGACACACCTGATGGCCTGACCGGATCGATATCAATCGCAAGCCATCTCCGCTTGAGGATATCCTTGTCTCCTGCTGACTTCTCGTCTTTTCCAAGCCGTGTCTCTATTCTGTTTGCCCGGCGGGCAAGAAGATCAGGATTCACCGGGTTCAGGGTCACATAAATCCCAGAATACTCACCCCGGTTATCAAACGAGACAGCATCTGCACTCAGTCTGTCAAAGTTATCATAATACCCTGAAGCAGTTCCTCTCTTGCCGATGAGTCTGACCTCAACGGTCTGGCCCTGTTCAAACAGTATGGAGCAGGCAGAACGAGTGGGATAGTGAGCCGGATCAGATCCAGGCATCATCCACCTCCACAGAGTCATACAACTCCCGGTCGATAAGCAGACAGATCATAAACCGGTCTTCTCCGGTGATAACAGACCTGCAGGCTGTGCATCTCTTCCCGAGACAGGTGACAAGGGCCGTGCCTGATGAGATAAACGGACAGATGCGGTCTTCAGAACGACTCATGGATCCCTCCCCTGATACGAAGTGCTCCGCCTGGCAGGATCTCATATATCAGCCACGACTTAGAGGTAAAGATCCAGAACTGCACCATCCCGGGAAGGTGATTCTCGTTAAGGAATGAGGCTAGTTCCTGGACATCATCTGAAAACAGGGAGATGTCACCTTTCCGTATCCGCTTTACCGTGACAAAAATGATCCTCTGCCTGCTCCAGGCAACAAAATCAAAAAGTCGTCCTGAACCTGCAATCCTGAGGAAATGGTACCCGGCACGGTTGAGTTCTGCACCGGCATGGTACAGAGTACTCCTGGCGGTCAGGCTTGTTCCTGTCATTCTGCACTCCTTCTTGTAGATCTGAACGTGTGATTGCAGGTGCGATATACAGTGAATAATGCTGTAGCGTGGATGTTCAATTTGAGTATCAGTCTATTGATTTTTTCCCGGTGATTTATATGATACAACCCGGATGACAGAAAGGTACAAACGCTCAAAAGATTATACAGGTAGTTTATCCCCGCCAATCTTCCCGTCCAGGCAAGAAGGTGAAGTGTTGTGCGGGGTGTTTCAATTTTTAGTATACTATCATCTCCATGTCATCTGATCTGATGCCATACTGCTCCGTCTCCTCTTGAACCGGATCAGGCATATTGTCCATGAATTCAGCCCGAGGATCTCCTGATTCGAAATGTCCGGGTCCTCAGATAACAGCAGGATCACTGAAATTCTCCTTATGAGGAACGCTGATCTGAATACTGCGATACCGGGGAATTTTCGTGATTTATCTGGCCTGAAGAGGTGCTGAGTCATGGTCAGATTGTGTATGACACATGGTGATTCAGCACCCTGGTATCTAAAGATTAGGTAAACGGTGCGAAAGTGAACTGGGGGATCTGGATGTTCATCGATTCATCCCCGGATCTCTGAATCCAGTTCACTGGTGTGAGATTTCACTTTCAAAGGATCGAATGATCCTATAAAACCATATCGATTTGATCACAGTCTGACAGTATCATGGACTGTCATATTTCCTGATACAAAGCCTTCTGATTCTGATGTGGTATTTCCTTCACTTCTTGACTCCAGGAGTATGAACCCGCTCCCGTTGATCAGGCTCTCTCCAAGGAGATTCGGTTCTGATTCACGGCTCATGGTATAGGCTCCGCGTTCAAGGATACCTGATGCAGACATGTATGAACGATGTTCTGAACTGTCTCTGTCAACGAGAAAGACACAGGCCAGTGGAGTCGGAGTTACCCGGTCTTTTGTAGTATAATCAGAGAAGAGCACCGGACCTGTTCCATGAACTGACATCAGGGTTCCTGAATCTTCACCGGTAATTATCCGGGAGAGTTCGGAAGACCCTACGGTCATAACCCGGGATACAAACGACCCGTTGGCATCCTCACCAGATCCAAACAGGTGGACTGTTCCGTCAGTGTTGATGGTTGTGCCAAGATACTCTGCTCCGGTGAGAGAGGCAAGGATCAGAAGAACTGATCCGGTTGCCAGATAATTCCATTGCATTCTTCTCTCCTGGAGATTATGCCAGGAGAGCAACGGTATCTGCCCAGGTTTCTATTCCTGTGAGAATGCTGTCTGCTTCGTATCCTGATACCACAACGCTGTCACGTTTGAATGTGACAGAGAAGATCTCTCCATTTGAGTTGTGGCATTTGAGAGCACAGCTGAAGGAGTCTTCAGAACTGTCATGTGACGGTGTTCCCCCCATTGCGGTGTTTATTGCTGTTGCAGCAACTATCGTGCTGATATCGGTGTTGAAAGCTGCAGAAGTTGGAGCCCTGACTGATATCTGCCCTACTGTCTTTGCTTCTGCATTCTCATACACGATCTTTCCGGTGTAGTGTTCAGATCCCCTGACAACCCCGGCAACTGTCTGGTTGTTTGAGGTGTACGATGTGCATCCCCAGGGGTTGTTCTCGATCACGTCCTGGACAAGTGCCAGGAAGTTTGCTACCGTGTCGATGGGTGAGCTGAGTTTTCTCTCAGCTGACTTGGTGACACTCTTGGTTGTAAAGTCTGCCATTGTTCGATTCCCTGCCGCATTTCACGGCTATGTATAATGTCAACGTGTAGATAAAAATAGATTCAAAAGAGTTGGGAAAGGGGATAGAATTAATGGAGGATTGGTGATCCGGGTGAATTAAAGAATTTTTTTTGTGCAATGAATAATTCATGAAGAAGTGGAGATAGTACGTAAATGCCTGAATAATGATCAATCTCTTTTTATTCGGTGGTCATTTTATTAAATATTTAGAATTACCAATAATCACTGGTGAAGGTGGAGAGTATTACTCATCATCTTTAGAATGAGAAAGGATTTAAAACTATAATCTCATCCCTAATTTGAAAAATACCACTAATTTCTGGTAGTATGATGTTCTGGTAGTACTCAGGAAAAGATTGATTAAATCTGAAATATTCAATTCTATGTATTTGAGTACATTACTATTATTCAGATTTAGGATCCCAATGTGCAGTTCACAGTTCCATCTGGATTCACCGTTACAATAAAAGTTACCAGTCCTCCTGCATTCATAAGAACCTCATTTCCGGAAGGATCGGTTGTAATCATCTCTGGCTGAAAGGTATAGGTGTAAGTGCCGGGAGATGAAGGGATCTGAACTCCAAAATTGATGAGATACTTTCCGCTATCGTATGAGGCAGGGAGTACCCCAATTGGTATTGCTGGATCATTTATCGGAACAAGCACAATCCGGGCTGATGGAGATAATGTTACCGTACCGATATTCTCTAGATCCAGAGTGATAGTAGCCTGATTTCCCTCGACAGAAAAGGAAAGATCTGCAGAATTGGGAACGATATTGATGAGAGATCGTGATGATGGATCTGATGGTTGGTTTGGATGAGATGGGGGATAATCCGGGTTTGGATCAGGAGAAGGAGGAGAACTTCTGGTTTTGACCAGCGGGGCGTTATCATACATGGATCCACCGACATTATATCTCTCTGTGGTGTATCCTGTAGTTGTAGGAGTATGAGTATCTGACCAGCCTGTTCCCGTTGGGTCGCTCCAGTAATTACCCGCAATATTTGGCCCGCCGACAACATTAGAACCCGGAGAGGGAGCCTGGTTCCAGGTATATCCGGATGGATTACTTACCCCTCCGACGTTGTTGGTATTAGCAAATTTGTTATTATAGACAGAACCAGAACCTCCGCCCAGAACTAATCCTGAATTTGTATTCTCGGCAACAGTATTTCCCTTTATTGTGACAGATTCACCATCAGAATAGATACCATTATTATTATTACTATTCGCTGTATTGTCATTGATGGCTGCAGAGTCGCCATAAGACACGATGCCAATAGTATTCCTATTCGCTGTATTACTACTGATAGCAGCATCAGAACCTGCAGAATAGATGCCATAATTATTATTACTGACAGTATTTCCACTAATTGTGGCAGAAGTCTGTTCCGAATCGATACCTGTTTGGGTGTTTCCATCTGCAGTATTTGTACCGATAAAAGCGTTAGGAGCTGCTGAATAGATGCCTGATTTACCATTATTATTTACTTCGTTACCAATAATGACGTCAGAAACGCCAATTGAATCGACTCCATTATTATTATTATTGCTTGCAATATTTCCACTAATCTGGGCATAATTGCCATCTGAATCGATCCCATTACAATCGCTTCCTGCAATACCATTACTATTCACGGTATTACTGCGGATGGTGGCTGATTCACCGTCAGAATTAATGCCATTATTATTGTTATTTTCCGCAGTATTGCTACTGATGGTTGCTGTAGGACCTGTTGACTCGATACCTTCATCATTACTATTTGCCGTGTTACCACTGATAACGGCTGAAACACCATCTGATTTGATACCGGCAAAACCATTATCATTTGCTGTGTTGCCGCTTATGGTGGCTGAATCACCTGTAGATACAATACCATAATTATTCTCAGATGCTGTGTTACCGAAGATAGTTGTGGAATCACCCTGAGAATTGATACCATTATTAAAATAGTTTATTCCGCCAAAATTTCGCACTGTAACAGAATCAGTCCCGGAAATAACAGATACACCCGCTGACCCCCCGGAACCGGTAATTGTCTGATAATTTCCATCAAGGATAACATTACTTGCCTGTATTCTGATAGCAAAATCAGTACTTGTCGTGGAAAATCCGCTTTGCAGTAC is part of the Methanospirillum lacunae genome and harbors:
- a CDS encoding TIR domain-containing protein codes for the protein MTHNYFEYDFAISYAGEDLKIAEGIKKAIIERYGNYSVFLAADEQDTLVGKDGEIFFEELFKNSKQIIVLFSENYKRKDWTRFELDIINQQNDENRFIPIKLDNVKILGLPSKIIYLPFSGNYIEIASIAIKKLIKYESDNDIYRDSAYQKAKKKIDDSRGTVDKSVQLIKDSRQRTPLDNIDYPKENFEPLYSIIEDKETKYSTIIRRVIRLNIPDGLSKDEVIYNIKYCTTHIFNKDKPEAIAIFVYSDQASNFLGYDDKINVARSHFAFLGDWGKAEEGFAYNMPVSKFEYTYDFEESYFDKKLKIKPSSDDAKEILIDIFEDKIFDLISSTPKIKTRNIYKNIKIKPEEINKILKKLEHKGEIQKCGSRNDWFWEISNKMQNKR
- a CDS encoding beta strand repeat-containing protein — its product is MGTSPDIPPTTNALSKTDVVSPSGDSTGGTDSSHETTSTTDTGSADSSSTGQTQTGEITSTTQQSTDGLSETGSSSETSSSTTETGSADSSTPGQTQTGEITSTTQQSTDGLSETGSSSETSSSTTETRSADASTTGDTTTGQNPSTTEHTTGDVSKKVGSSLNTASGDQTVLNQDDGTTTSQTVIITPHSDNDEKSPETVTLGTVTVQSIIDLTPSGGTGYTYDSTTSSYDITGAGNTYVLQSGFSTTSTDFAIRIQASNVILDGNYQTITGSGGSAGVSVISGTDSVTVRNFGGINYFNNGINSQGDSTTIFGNTASENNYGIVSTGDSATISGNTANDNGFAGIKSDGVSAVISGNTANSNDEGIESTGPTATISSNTAENNNNNGINSDGESATIRSNTVNSNGIAGSDCNGIDSDGNYAQISGNIASNNNNNGVDSIGVSDVIIGNEVNNNGKSGIYSAAPNAFIGTNTADGNTQTGIDSEQTSATISGNTVSNNNYGIYSAGSDAAISSNTANRNTIGIVSYGDSAAINDNTANSNNNNGIYSDGESVTIKGNTVAENTNSGLVLGGGSGSVYNNKFANTNNVGGVSNPSGYTWNQAPSPGSNVVGGPNIAGNYWSDPTGTGWSDTHTPTTTGYTTERYNVGGSMYDNAPLVKTRSSPPSPDPNPDYPPSHPNQPSDPSSRSLINIVPNSADLSFSVEGNQATITLDLENIGTVTLSPSARIVLVPINDPAIPIGVLPASYDSGKYLINFGVQIPSSPGTYTYTFQPEMITTDPSGNEVLMNAGGLVTFIVTVNPDGTVNCTLGS